The Sphingomonas alpina genome has a segment encoding these proteins:
- a CDS encoding sulfite exporter TauE/SafE family protein produces MDLYLPIANLSVNALVIILLGGGVGILSGMFGVGGGFLTTPLLIVYGIPPTVAAASAASQVTGASVSGVFAHVRRKGVDFKMGGVLVAGGVVGSFAGAGIFRLLQASGQIDTVIAVVYVLLLGSIGGLMARESIQAISASRGGTAPKARKRRHHPLVAALPLRTRFYASGLYISPLAPLLLGFFTGILTILLGVGGGFILVPAMLYLLGMGTQVVVGTSLFQTLFVTAAATMVHATTTKAVDIVLAVLLLLGSVVGAQIGARFANQVKPEYLRLALALIVLLVAIRIGIGLGWRPDEIYSVELS; encoded by the coding sequence ATGGATCTTTACCTGCCCATCGCCAATTTGTCGGTCAATGCGCTCGTCATCATCCTGCTTGGCGGCGGGGTCGGCATCCTGTCGGGCATGTTCGGGGTGGGCGGCGGATTCCTGACCACGCCGTTACTCATCGTCTATGGCATCCCGCCGACCGTCGCCGCCGCGTCTGCCGCCAGCCAGGTGACCGGCGCGAGCGTGTCGGGGGTGTTCGCGCATGTCCGCCGCAAGGGCGTCGATTTCAAGATGGGCGGGGTACTGGTCGCCGGCGGCGTGGTCGGTTCCTTCGCCGGGGCGGGGATTTTCCGGCTGCTCCAGGCGAGCGGCCAGATCGATACGGTGATCGCGGTGGTCTATGTCCTGCTGCTTGGGTCGATCGGCGGTCTGATGGCACGTGAATCGATCCAGGCGATCAGCGCATCGCGCGGCGGCACCGCCCCCAAGGCGCGCAAGCGCCGCCATCACCCATTGGTCGCCGCGCTGCCGCTCAGGACGCGCTTTTATGCCTCGGGCCTTTATATCTCGCCGCTCGCGCCGCTGTTGCTCGGCTTCTTCACCGGCATCCTGACCATCCTGCTCGGCGTCGGCGGCGGCTTCATCCTGGTGCCGGCGATGCTCTATCTGCTTGGCATGGGAACCCAGGTGGTGGTCGGCACATCCCTGTTCCAGACGTTGTTCGTGACTGCCGCCGCAACCATGGTCCATGCCACGACCACCAAGGCGGTCGATATCGTACTGGCGGTGCTGCTGCTGCTCGGATCGGTGGTCGGCGCGCAAATCGGCGCACGCTTCGCCAACCAGGTGAAGCCCGAATATCTCCGCCTCGCTCTTGCGCTCATCGTGCTGCTCGTCGCGATCCGGATCGGGATCGGGCTCGGCTGGCGACCTGACGAAATATATTCGGTCGAGTTGTCGTGA
- a CDS encoding TIGR02186 family protein produces MGQAKPVLVPDVSQRNIEIAYSFTGAELLLFGAVLYPGGRLPGVEKPTDVVVVVKGPVQSILVREKEKVAGIWVNAARLRYRSAPSFYAILSSRPIGDLVDDRTRAIYELGLGSLQLSPASSAPPEEQDRFASGLVDLKRRSGLYYEAPRAVEITDGVLYRARVTIPARVPVGRFTAETFLIRDGRVLAAATRDIDIRKSGFERYVARAADNHSIAYGLVAVALSVLFGWTAGYVARRL; encoded by the coding sequence ATGGGACAGGCCAAACCAGTTCTCGTCCCCGACGTTTCGCAGCGCAATATCGAGATCGCCTATTCCTTCACGGGTGCCGAATTGCTGCTGTTCGGTGCGGTTCTCTATCCCGGCGGGCGGCTGCCGGGGGTCGAAAAGCCGACCGACGTGGTGGTGGTGGTCAAGGGACCGGTGCAATCGATCCTGGTGCGCGAAAAGGAGAAGGTTGCCGGCATTTGGGTCAATGCCGCGCGGCTGCGCTATCGGTCGGCGCCCAGTTTCTATGCGATCCTGTCGTCCAGGCCGATCGGCGACCTGGTCGACGACCGGACCCGGGCGATCTACGAACTGGGCCTGGGCAGCCTGCAATTGTCACCCGCGAGCAGCGCGCCGCCTGAGGAGCAGGATCGCTTCGCCAGCGGCCTGGTCGATCTCAAGCGGCGTTCGGGCCTTTATTATGAGGCGCCACGCGCGGTCGAGATCACCGATGGCGTGCTGTACCGCGCGCGCGTCACCATCCCCGCGCGCGTGCCGGTCGGGCGTTTCACCGCCGAAACCTTCCTGATTCGCGACGGACGCGTGCTGGCGGCCGCGACGCGCGACATCGATATCCGCAAGTCGGGCTTCGAACGCTATGTCGCGCGCGCCGCCGACAATCATTCGATCGCCTATGGCCTGGTCGCCGTCGCGCTTTCAGTGTTGTTCGGCTGGACCGCCGGCTATGTCGCGCGACGCCTTTGA
- a CDS encoding ATP-binding protein, with protein sequence MTEMLGSQAFDKAAPATMMAKTKAILPGALGEAIGVVLEIAGSSSQVMLDPRALDTFADSPDPVVASAGSVGSQIKMRVGNSWLIANIRSLRLVEGAQNRVAAQVDFLGEGDEEKLTGKLYKFRRGVTRYPVPGTQVFPVSTADLKQVYAADDRAFIEIGTVYPTRDIRASLYIDAMLGKHFALLGSTGTGKSTSAALILHKICELAPQGHIVMVDPHGEYAAAFKTNGAIFDVSNLQMPYWLMNFEEHCEVFLTTSGSERQIDADILAKCLLMARAKGRLGQEITKLTVDAPVPYLLSDLTNLIGLEMGKMDRAGDTAPYLRLRTKIEEIKADPRYSFMFSGMLVADTMANFIERIFRLPGDGKPISIIDVSGVPSDITSVVVAVLSRMVFDFAIWSRNEPQRPILLVCEEAHRYIPNERNADSSSVGRILSRIAKEGRKYGVSLGLITQRPSDLAEGVLSQCGTIISMRLNNDRDQAFVRAAMPEGARGFLDSIPALRNRECIICGEGVAIPIRVSFDGLEENKRPASDDPLFSELWREVGSEDQIIGRTIKRWRSQGR encoded by the coding sequence ATGACGGAAATGTTGGGCAGCCAGGCTTTCGACAAGGCCGCGCCCGCGACGATGATGGCAAAGACGAAGGCCATATTGCCCGGCGCGCTGGGCGAAGCGATCGGCGTGGTGCTGGAGATCGCCGGATCGAGCAGCCAGGTGATGCTCGACCCCCGTGCGCTCGACACATTCGCAGATAGCCCCGACCCGGTCGTCGCCAGCGCCGGATCGGTCGGCAGCCAGATCAAGATGCGTGTCGGCAATAGCTGGCTGATCGCCAATATCCGCTCGCTGCGGCTGGTCGAAGGTGCGCAGAACCGCGTCGCCGCGCAGGTCGATTTCCTCGGCGAAGGCGATGAGGAGAAGCTGACCGGCAAGCTGTACAAATTCCGCCGCGGCGTGACGCGCTATCCGGTCCCGGGCACGCAGGTCTTCCCGGTATCGACTGCCGATCTGAAACAGGTCTACGCCGCCGACGATCGTGCCTTTATCGAGATCGGCACGGTCTATCCGACCCGCGATATCCGCGCGTCGCTGTATATCGACGCCATGCTCGGCAAGCATTTCGCCCTGCTCGGATCGACCGGTACCGGTAAATCGACCAGCGCTGCGCTGATCCTGCACAAGATCTGCGAACTCGCCCCGCAGGGGCATATCGTGATGGTCGATCCGCACGGCGAATATGCCGCTGCGTTCAAGACCAATGGTGCGATCTTCGACGTGTCGAACCTGCAGATGCCGTATTGGCTGATGAATTTCGAGGAGCATTGCGAGGTTTTCCTGACCACATCGGGGTCGGAGCGTCAGATCGATGCCGACATCCTCGCCAAATGCCTGCTGATGGCGCGCGCCAAAGGGCGGTTGGGGCAGGAAATCACCAAGCTGACCGTCGATGCGCCGGTCCCCTATCTGCTCAGCGACCTGACCAATCTGATCGGCCTGGAAATGGGCAAGATGGACCGCGCCGGCGACACCGCGCCCTATCTGCGCCTGCGCACCAAGATCGAGGAGATCAAGGCCGATCCGCGTTACAGCTTCATGTTCTCCGGCATGCTGGTCGCGGACACGATGGCGAACTTCATCGAGCGCATCTTCCGCTTGCCGGGCGACGGCAAGCCGATCTCGATCATCGACGTGTCGGGCGTGCCATCGGATATCACATCGGTGGTGGTCGCCGTATTGAGCCGGATGGTGTTCGATTTTGCGATCTGGTCGCGCAACGAGCCGCAGCGCCCGATCCTGCTCGTGTGCGAAGAAGCCCATCGCTACATTCCCAACGAACGGAACGCAGATTCGTCGTCGGTCGGCCGCATTCTCAGCCGGATTGCCAAGGAAGGGCGCAAATACGGCGTCTCGCTCGGCCTGATCACGCAGCGCCCGTCGGATCTGGCCGAGGGCGTGCTGTCGCAGTGCGGCACGATCATCTCGATGCGGCTGAACAACGATCGCGACCAGGCGTTCGTGCGTGCCGCGATGCCCGAAGGCGCGCGCGGCTTTCTCGATTCGATTCCCGCGCTGCGCAACCGCGAGTGCATCATCTGCGGTGAGGGTGTCGCGATTCCGATCCGCGTGTCGTTCGACGGGCTGGAGGAGAATAAGCGACCGGCCTCGGACGATCCGCTCTTCTCCGAATTGTGGCGCGAAGTCGGGTCGGAGGATCAGATCATCGGCCGCACGATCAAGCGCTGGCGCTCGCAAGGGCGGTAA
- a CDS encoding M23 family metallopeptidase yields the protein MFLRSDHGLDQAGGTATLSFGRAAFVPATPSTLDRLRASIARIDWAPDLGSQIGSADWWRGAATCTALIATTCLLSPGFDRPVIGDVPPALSGSEWDEARAQSIAPLAWGAATGRHMAANDMVAPLAERPERPIQDVVLTFGQGDSFARALERAGVSKADAGDAAQLVSGAITLDDIRPGTRIDMTLGRRPDRTVARPLEKLAFRAKFDLKVLLNRNGDTLALTRQAIAVDHTPLRIQGLVGSSLYRSARAAGAPAKAVEAYIKAIASRISIGRDVGSADTFDFVLKQARAATGEVQLGELMYAGLDQGRKKVQLVKWGAEGREQWFEANGVGERRGTMGMPVAGRLTSGFGIRIHPILRTARMHKGLDIAAAYGSPIYAAMDGIVALAGRNGGYGNFVKLMHGGGMATGYGHMSRIAVRPGTRVARGQVIGYVGSTGMSTGPHLHYELWKNGVAINPRSVSFTTMAQLSGATLKAFKARVAALLAVRPGGR from the coding sequence TTGTTTTTACGCAGCGATCATGGATTGGATCAGGCAGGTGGCACCGCTACCCTGTCGTTCGGTCGCGCCGCGTTCGTTCCGGCGACACCCTCGACTCTTGACCGGCTTCGCGCGAGCATTGCCCGGATCGACTGGGCGCCCGATCTCGGATCGCAGATCGGCTCGGCCGACTGGTGGCGCGGCGCCGCGACCTGCACCGCGCTGATCGCCACGACCTGCCTGTTATCGCCCGGTTTCGATCGCCCCGTCATCGGCGACGTTCCGCCGGCGCTCTCGGGCAGCGAATGGGACGAGGCGCGCGCGCAGTCGATCGCGCCGCTTGCCTGGGGCGCTGCGACGGGCCGGCACATGGCGGCGAACGACATGGTCGCACCCCTTGCCGAACGCCCGGAACGCCCGATTCAGGATGTCGTGCTGACTTTTGGTCAAGGCGACAGCTTCGCCCGCGCGCTGGAGCGCGCCGGCGTCTCCAAGGCCGATGCCGGCGATGCGGCGCAGCTGGTTTCGGGCGCGATCACGCTTGACGACATCCGGCCGGGGACGCGGATCGACATGACGCTGGGGCGTCGCCCCGATCGTACCGTCGCACGGCCGCTCGAAAAGCTGGCCTTCCGCGCCAAATTCGATCTCAAGGTTCTGCTCAACCGCAATGGCGACACACTCGCTCTGACCCGTCAGGCGATTGCCGTCGACCATACGCCGCTGCGCATCCAGGGGCTGGTCGGGTCGAGCCTGTACCGCTCGGCCCGCGCCGCCGGCGCACCGGCCAAGGCGGTCGAAGCCTATATCAAGGCGATTGCGTCGCGCATCTCGATCGGCCGCGATGTCGGGTCCGCCGACACGTTCGACTTCGTCCTCAAACAGGCACGTGCCGCGACTGGCGAAGTCCAGCTCGGAGAGCTGATGTATGCGGGTCTCGATCAGGGCCGCAAGAAGGTCCAGCTCGTCAAATGGGGCGCCGAGGGCCGCGAGCAATGGTTCGAGGCCAATGGCGTCGGTGAGCGCCGCGGTACCATGGGCATGCCGGTCGCCGGTCGGCTGACCTCGGGCTTCGGCATCCGCATCCACCCGATTCTGCGCACTGCGCGGATGCACAAGGGGCTCGATATCGCTGCCGCCTATGGCTCGCCCATCTATGCCGCGATGGACGGCATCGTGGCGCTGGCCGGCCGTAATGGCGGCTATGGCAATTTCGTGAAGCTGATGCATGGCGGCGGCATGGCCACCGGCTATGGCCATATGAGCCGAATCGCGGTGCGCCCAGGCACGCGGGTCGCGCGCGGCCAGGTGATTGGCTATGTGGGCTCGACCGGCATGTCGACCGGGCCGCATCTCCATTATGAATTGTGGAAGAACGGCGTGGCGATCAACCCGCGCTCGGTGTCCTTCACGACGATGGCGCAGCTGTCGGGCGCGACGCTGAAGGCTTTCAAAGCGCGCGTGGCCGCGTTGCTGGCGGTCCGTCCAGGCGGACGCTGA